In Takifugu flavidus isolate HTHZ2018 chromosome 13, ASM371156v2, whole genome shotgun sequence, the following are encoded in one genomic region:
- the trpm1b gene encoding transient receptor potential cation channel subfamily M member 1b encodes MDPKGPSGAFKRSSLKRSTSGSQKAQKVWIERNFLKRECIHIFPTKDPTRCACGQLTTQHVAIPPGANSVEETIQLVQIDTPKDKWSIIKHTRTYPTDAFGVIEFQGGGFINKAMYIRVSYDTKPDNLLHLMVKDWQLELPTLLISVHGGLQNFDLQPKLKQVFGKGLIKAAVTTGAWIFTGGVNTGVIRHVGDALKDHSSKSRGKVCAIGIAPWGILENKEDLIGKDVTRSYQSMANPLSKLAVLNSSHSHFILTDNGTCGKYGSEVKLRRLLEKHISLQKINTRLGQGVPLVCLIVEGGPNVISIALESLRDEPPIPVVVCDGSGRASDIISFAHKFSEDGGLVNDDVREQLLVTIQKTFNYSKSQSQQILLMVMECMKKRELVSRAKSEQVRQRYRV; translated from the exons GCACAAAAAGTTTGGATCGAGAGGAACTTTCTGAAGAGAGAATGCATCCACATATTTCCCACCAAGGACCCAACCAG ATGTGCCTGTGGTCAACTGACAACGCAGCACGTGGCCATCCCTCCCGGTGCCAACTCAGTAGAGGAAACCATTCAGCTAGTGCAGATCGACACGCCCAAGGACAAATGGAGCATAATCAAGCACACCAGGACCTACCCAACGGACGCCTTCGGGGTAATCGAGTTCCAGGGTGGCGGATTCATCAACAAGGCCATG TACATTCGGGTCTCCTATGACACCAAACCCGACAACCTGCTGCACCTGATGGTGAAGGActggcagctggagctgccCACCCTGCTCATCTCCGTGCACGGCGGCCTGCAGAACTTTGACCTGCAGCCGAAGCTGAAGCAAGTGTTCGGCAAGGGCCTGATCAAAGCCGCCGTCACCACGGGGGCGTGGATCTTCACGGGTGGAGTCAACACag GGGTGATCCGTCATGTCGGAGACGCCTTAAAGGACCACTCCTCCAAGTCACGAGGAAAAGTGTGCGCAATAGGAATCGCTCCCTGGGGcatcctggaaaacaaagaggacCTCATCGGAAAAGAT GTAACCAGATCCTACCAGTCGATGGCGAACCCACTGAGCAAGCTGGCTGTGCTCAACAGCAGCCACTCACACTTCATCCTGACCGACAACGGCACCTGCGGGAAGTACGGCTCCGAAGTCAAGCTCCGCCGGCTCCTGGAGAAGCACATCTCTCTGCAGAAGATCAACACCC GTTTGGGTCAGGGGGTTCCTCTGGTGTGTCTGATAGTGGAGGGAGGTCCCAATGTGATCTCCATCGCCTTGGAGAGTCTGAGAGACGAGCCTCCCATTCCAGTGGTGGTGTGCGACGGCAGCGGCCGTGCTTCTGACATCATTTCCTTCGCACACAAGTTTTCGGAGGACGGAGG CCTGGTGAATGACGACGTCAGAGAGCAGCTTTTAGTCACCATCCAAAAGACTTTCAACTACAGCAAGAGTCAGTCACAGCAGATCCTGCTCATGGTTATGGAGTGTATGAAGAAGAGGGAGCTGGTGAGTAGAGCGAAGAGTGAACAGGTCCGCCAACGATATCGCGTGTGA
- the LOC130536267 gene encoding transient receptor potential cation channel subfamily M member 1 produces MGSEGQQDIEMAILTALLKGTNASAADQLSLALAWNRVDIARNHIFVYGHNLPPAGSVVNRATSSVQTQEKPKSPVSAPRARGKKGKGKGKAKPEPPEETDPRKLEMIRWVNSLEQAMMDALVLDRVDFVKLLLENGVNIHHFLTIPRLEELYNTKLGPANTLNAVVRDVKKGNLPPDYQITLIDIGLVLECFMGGAYRSNYTRKAFRNLYNNLYGLKRPKALKLLGMEDDEPRQKGKKKPKKKKEEEVEIDVDDPEVCRFKFPFHELMLWAVLMKRQKMALFLWQRGEEAMAKALVACKLYKAMAHECSESELVDDISQDLENNSKEFGQLAYELLDQSYKHDEQVAMKLLTYELVNWSNSTCLKLAVAAKQRDFIAHTCSQMLLTDMWMGRLRIGKNPSLKVDLKKSLSSHLCIKKKVLYKCSDHLNQVILGIIFPPLILLLDFRLGDDSSFHAPGGKEEGKEKEDDTKSSKDPNPDATSRRGDEEEGSANVRKIPIGKRFFEFYDAPFTKFWFNTISYLGYLMLYNYIILVKMERWPTIQEWIVISYILTLGTEKVRQILMSEPGKLKQKISVWLEEYWNITDLAAICTFLLGLMLRLQQEPYMGYGRVIYCIDIIFWYIRVLDIFGVNKYLGPYVMMIGKMMIDMMYFVVIMLVVLMSFGVARQAILHPDEEPTWRLARNIFYMPYWMIYGEVFADSIDLYAMEINPPCGEHLYDEDGKRLPPCIPGAWLTPAIMACYLLVANILLVNLLIAVFNNTFFEVKSISNQVWKFQRYQLIMTFHDRPILPPPLIILSHLYILCNRMFRRCAKKKQDGELDEKDRGLKLRLNPEELKILYEFEEQCVEEYFREKEDEQQSSSDERIKVTSERVENMFMRLEEVNERENTMKASLQTVDLRLAQLEEIHGRMAVALEKLAGVDRLELTRTYSRNSSVCDPSSLHRQGSINSADDYSLYRFHMDMEEFTAKQKDADEVCKAGVERQKSLRQAPSTCALNREGGQTLEVGGLERSRPSSCVDILISPCEQKPASVASSQETLANIRQGSTMLLNRIDTNKLLKPSNPPKRTKSLKHYPAEDQPCPMMTKRRSMSTIIVSPPDEPEEAAEPEMPSKPSASPKRTKSLRHIGAENPTSPITKKRAMSSIIYSPAETADDADYRAVMEQVNKTPNQWPANLEYQVHHSHVGHMPKVSTVRTQFEQFQTKTAPPILKPESTADDNPSEPMEENQREKRNLSDASEYLTVAEKNLASHRSQSCREPEGRAKYSMVRREPRLCSSERDLIGACSGPARDLGSVTAAEKDAADAQEKK; encoded by the exons ATGGGCTCCGAGGGACAGCAGGATATTGAAATGGCCATTCTCACAGCCTTGTTGAAAG GCACGAATGCTTCGGCAGCGGACCAGCTCAGTTTGGCTCTGGCCTGGAACAGAGTGGATATCGCTCGCAATCACATCTTTGTTTATGGCCACAATTTACCT CCTGCTGGCTCCGTTGTCAACAGGGCGACCTCCTCGGTCCAAACCCAGGAAAAGCCAAAGAGTCCTGTCAGTGCGCCTCGTGCTCGGGGAAAgaaggggaaggggaaggggaaggCGAAGCCTGAGCCTCCGGAGGAAACTGACCCGAGGAAACTGGAGATGATTCGCTGG GTCAACTCCCTGGAGCAGGCCATGATGGACGCTCTGGTGCTGGACAGGGTGGACTTtgtcaagctgctgctggagaacggGGTCAACATTCACCACTTTCTCACCATCCCTAGGCTGGAGGAGTTATACAACACA AAACTGGGGCCTGCGAACACACTGAATGCTGTGGTCCGGGATGTCAAGAaa GGGAACCTTCCTCCTGACTATCAGATCACTCTGATTGATATTGGTTTGGTTCTGGAGTGTTTCATGGGTGGCGCATACAGGAGCAACTACACCAGAAAGGCTTTCCGTAACCTCTACAATAATTTATATGGACTAAAGAGG CCAAAAGCTCTGAAGCTGCTGGGAATGGAG GACGATGAGCCCAGACAAAAGGGCAAGAAAAagccgaagaagaagaaagaagaggaggtggaaatTGACGTGGATGACCCCGAGGTCTGTCGGTTCAAGTTCCCCTTCCACGAGCTAATGCTGTGGGCGGTGCTGATGAAACGCCAGAAGATGGCGCTGTTCCTGTGGCAGCGTGGAGAAGAAGCCATGGCGAAGGCCCTGGTGGCCTGTAAGCTGTATAAAGCCATGGCCCATGAGTGCTCAGAGAGTGAACTGGTGGATGACAtctcccaagacctggagaacAATTCCAA AGAATTCGGGCAGCTGGCCTATGAGCTCCTGGATCAGTCCTACAAGCACGATGAGCAAGTGGCTATGAAGCTCCTAACGTATGAGCTGGTAAACTGGAGTAACTCCACCTGTCTGAAGCTGGCTGTTGCAGCTAAACAGCGTGACTTCATTGCCCACACCTGCAGCCAGATGTTGCTCACTGACATGTGGATGGGCCGCTTAAGGATCGGCAAAAATCCAAGCCTCaaggttgatttaaaaaaaagtctttcttCCCatttatgcattaaaaaaaaagtgttgtatAAATGTTCTGATCATCTCAACCAGGTGATTCTGGGAATTATTTTCCCACCGCTGATTCTTTTGCTGGATTTCCGTCTGGGAGACGACTCCTCCTTTCACGCacctggaggaaaagaggagggaaaggaaaaggaagatgaCACAAAATCCAGCAAG GACCCCAACCCGGATGCAACTTCCAGGaggggagatgaagaggagggcagCGCCAATGTCCGTAAAATTCCCATCGGCAAAAGGTTCTTTGAGTTTTACGATGCGCCGTTCACCAAATTCTGGTTCAACACT ATTTCCTATTTGGGATATTTGATGTTGTACAACTACATCATCCTGGTGAAAATGGAACGTTGGCCAACAATACAAGAGTGGATTGTCATTTCATACATCCTGACATTAGGCACCGAGAAAGTCAGGCAG ATTCTGATGTCGGAGCCGGGGAAGCTGAAACAGAAGATCAGCGTGTGGCTGGAGGAATACTGGAACATCACTGACCTGGCGGCCATTTGCACTTTTCTTCTTGGCCTGATGTTGCGGCTGCAGCAAGAACCTTACATGGGATACGGGAGAGTCATCTACTGCATCGACATAATATTCTGGTACATCCGCGTGCTGGACATCTTCGGAGTGAACAAATACCTGGGGCCCTACGTGATGATGATAGGGAAGATG ATGATAGACATGATGTACTTTGTGGTCATCATGCTGGTGGTACTGATGAGCTTCGGGGTGGCTCGTCAAGCCATCCTTCACCCTGACGAGGAGCCGACGTGGCGCCTGGCCAGGAACATCTTCTACATGCCCTACTGGATGATCTATGGGGAGGTTTTTGCAGACTCGATAGACC TCTATGCAATGGAAATCAACC CGCCGTGTGGTGAACATTTATATGATGAGGACGGAAAGAGGCTGCCTCCGTGTATCCCCGGTGCCTGGCTCACACCTGCTATCATGGCCTGTTATCTTCTCGTGGCGAACATTCTTCTGGTCAACTTGCTTATTGCAGTGTTCAA CAACACATTCTTCGAGGTCAAGTCCATCTCCAACCAGGTGTGGAAGTTCCAGAGATACCAGCTAATCATGACGTTCCACGACCGCCCtatcctccctccacctctcatcATCCTGAGTCACCTCTACATCCTCTGCAACAGGATGTTTCGAAGATGTGCCAAAAAGAAACAAGATGGAGAGTTGGACGAGAAGGACCGTGGGCTCA AGCTGCGGTTAAATCCAGAAGAGCTGAAAATTCTGTATGAGTTTGAAGAACAGTGTGTGGAGGAATATTTCCGGGAAAAAGAGGATGAGCAGCAGTCCTCCAGCGATGAACGGATCAAAGTTACCTCAGAAAG AGTTGAGAATATGTTCATGCGTCTGGAGGAGGTAAATGAGAGGGAGAACACCATGAAGGCCTCCTTGCAGACTGTGGATCTGCGcctggcccagctggaggagattCACGGGCGGATGGCTGTTGCCCTGGAGAAGCTTGCTGGGGTGGACAGGCTGGAGCTGACCAGGACCTACTCCCGGAACTCCTCTGTTTGTGATCCGTCCTCCCTGCACCGTCAGGGGAGCATCAACAGTGCTGATGATTACAGTCTTTACCGCTTCCACATGGACATGGAGGAGTTCACAGCAAAGCAGAAGGATGCAGACGAGGTGTGTAAAGCCGGTgtggagagacagaagagctTGAGGCAAGCGCCCAGTACTTGTGCACTCAACAGGGAAGGCGGGCAGACGTTGGAGGTTGGTGGTCTGGAAAGATCACGGCCGTCTTCGTGCGTAGACATTCTCATATCTCCATGCGAACAGAAGCCTGCGTCTGTGGCTTCCAGCCAGGAGACCCTAGCCAACATCAGACAAGGCAGCACCATGCTGCTGAACAGAATCGATACCAACAAACTTCTGAAACCCTCCAACCCTCCAAAACGGACTAAATCCCTGAAACACTATCCGGCTGAAGACCAACCCTGTCCTATGATGACCAAGAGAAGATCTATGAGCACCATCATCGTCAGCCCACCCGATGAACCCGAGGAAGCAGCCGAACCGGAAATGCCGAGTAAACCCTCCGCTTCTCCAAAGAGGACCAAGTCTTTAAGGCACATCGGCGCTGAAAATCCGACGTCCCCAATCACGAAAAAAAGAGCCATGAGCAGCATCATCTACAGCCCAGCTGAGACTGCAGATGATGCAGACTACAGAGCCGTGATGGAGCAGGTCAATAAAACGCCAAATCAGTGGCCGGCTAACCTGGAGTACCAGGTGCATCACAGCCATGTGGGTCACATGCCGAAGGTGTCGACGGTCAGGACTCAGTTTGAGCAGTTTCAAACTAAAACCGCCCCCCCTATCCTGAAACCAGAGAGTACAGCTGACGACAATCCATCAGAACCAATGGAGGAAaatcagagggagaagaggaaccTGTCAGACGCCTCGGAGTATCTGACTGTAGCAGAGAAGAACCTGGCTTCTCACAGGTCCCAAAGCTGTAGAGAACCAGAGGGGAGGGCAAAGTATTCGATGGTCAGGAGGGAACCCAGGCTATGCAGCAGTGAGAGAGATCTCATCGGGGCCTGTTCGGGGCCGGCGAGGGACCTTGGAAGTGTGACGGCGGCTGAAAAGGATGCAGCTGACGCACAGGAGAAGAAATAA
- the LOC130536276 gene encoding ras-related protein Rab-8B-like: MAKTYDYLFKLLLIGDSGVGKTCLLFRFSEDSFNTTFISTIGIDFKIRTIELDGKRVKLQIWDTAGQERFRTITTAYYRGAMGIMLVYDTSNEKSFENIRNWIRNIEEHASSDVEKMILGNKCDMTDRRQVSKDRGEKLAIDYGVKFMETSAKSGLNVEEAFYTMARDILHNLSSKTTESGAGGSGKPVKITEKKSKKIKFFKCSLV; the protein is encoded by the exons ATGGCAAAAACGTACGATTATCTCTTCAAGCTGCTTCTCATCGGAGACAGCGGGGTCGGAAAGACATGTCTGCTGTTCAGATTCAGCGAGGACTCCTTTAATACCACCTTCATTTCCACAATAG GAATAGATTTCAAAATCAGAACAATAGAGCTGGATGGGAAAAGAGTGAAACTTCAGATATG GGATACCGCCGGGCAGGAGAGGTTTCGCACCATCACCACAGCCTACTACAGAGGAGCCATG GGTATCATGTTAGTCTACGACACCAGCAACGAGAAATCCTTTGAAAATATAAGGAACTGGATCCGAAATATCGAAGAG CACGCCTCGTCTGATGTGGAGAAGATGATCTTGGGTAATAAATGTGACATGACTGACAGGAGGCAGGTGTCTAAAGACAGGGGCGAGAAG ctGGCCATCGATTATGGGGTGAAGTTCATGGAAACCAGCGCAAAGTCCGGCCTAAATGTAGAGGAG GCCTTTTATACAATGGCGAGGGACATATTACACAACCTGAGTTCAAAGACT ACTGAGTCCGGTGCCGGTGGATCGGGCAAACCAGTAAAGATAACAGAGAAAAAGTCAAAGAAGATTAAATTCTTCAAGTGCTCGCTGGTGTAG
- the rps27l gene encoding 40S ribosomal protein S27-like: protein MPLAKDLLHPTIDNERKQHKKKRLVQTPNSYFMDVKCPGCYKITTMFSHAQTVVLCVGCSTVLCQPKGGKARLTEGCSFRRKLH, encoded by the exons ATGCCC CTGGCCAAAGATCTCCTTCACCCAACTATTGACAACGAAAGAAAGCAACATAAAAAGAAGAGACTCGTCCAAACCCCCAACTCTTACTTTATGGATGTGAAGTGCCCTG GATGCTACAAGATCACCACCATGTTCAGCCATGCACAGACAGTGGTCCTCTGTGTGGGATGCTCCACTGTGTTGTGCCAGCCAAAAGGAGGAAAGGCCAGACTGACCGAAG GTTGTTCTTTCCGGAGAAAGCTACACTAA
- the dnaja gene encoding dnaJ homolog subfamily A member 4, with protein sequence MVHETAYYDILGVKPNATSEELKKAYRKLALKYHPDKNPNEGEKFKHISQAYEVLSDPKKRDLYDQGGEQAIKEGGSGGGSSPMDIFNMFFGGGGRMQRERKGKNVVHQLSVSLEEMYKGSTRRLGLQKNVICEKCEGYGGKKGALEKCSTCKGKGVQIRVQQIGPGMIQQIQSMCSDCQGQGEKFSSKDRCKNCNGNKVERQKKILEVHIDKGMKDGQKITFQGEGDQEPGLEPGDVIIILDQKEHSVFQRQGDDLIMKMNLKLVEALCGLKKTVETLDNRLLVISTQPGEVIKHGDIKCVENEGMPFYKEPYEKGQLIIQFDVDFPEKHWLPEHLMFQLERLLPPREDLMVTDDMEEVELGDVEMRKQHSSYSREAYEQDEEGPRTGVQCQTQ encoded by the exons ATGGTTCACGAAACGGCCTACTACGATATTCTGGGCGTCAAACCCAATGCCACATCGGAGGAACTGAAGAAAGCCTACAGAAAACTCGCCCTGAAATATCACCCTGACAAGAACCCCAAtgaaggagaaaag TTCAAGCACATCTCTCAAGCCTATGAGGTCCTGTCAGACCCAAAGAAAAGGGACCTGTATGACCAGGGAGGAGAACAGGCTATCAAAGAGGGAGGATCGGGTGGAGGATCTTCTCCGATGGACATCTTCAACATGTTCtttggaggtggaggaaggatgcagagagagagaaaag GAAAGAACGTTGTCCACCAGCTAAGTGTTTCCTTGGAGGAGATGTACAAGGGCTCCACGAGGAGGCTCGGGCTTCAGAAGAATGTAATTTGTGAAAAATGTGAAG gcTATGGTGGTAAGAAAGGTGCCTTGGAGAAGTGCTCAACCTGCAAAGGTAAAGGGGTTCAAATAAGGGTGCAGCAGATTGGACCGGGGAtgatccagcagatccagagCATGTGTTCGGACTGCCAGGGTCAAGGCGAAAAATTCAGCTCCAAGGACCGCTGCAAAAACTGCAATGGGAACAAAGTGGAACGCCAGAAAAAAATCCTGGAAGTTCATATTGACAAAG GCATGAAAGATGGCCAGAAGATCACATTCCAGGGAGAAGGTGACCAGGAACCGGGACTGGAGCCTGGCGACGTAATCATTATCCTGGATCAGAAGGAACATTCTGTGTTCCAGAGACAGGGTGATGATTTGATAATGAAGATGAACCTGAAGCTTGTGGAGGCCCTGTGTGGcttaaagaagacagttgaaacATTAGACAACAGACTCCTGGTCATCAGCACACAACCAG GTGAAGTAATAAAGCACGGTGATATCAAATGTGTCGAGAATGAGGGCATGCCGTTCTACAAAGAACCCTATGAGAAAGGACAACTCATCATTCAGTTCGAT GTGGATTTCCCAGAAAAACACTGGCTCCCAGAGCACCTGATGTTCCAGCTGGAGAGACTGCTTCCTCCCAGGGAGGACTTGATGGTAACCGACGacatggaggaggtggagctgggggATGTGGAGATGCggaaacagcacagcagctacagcagagaGGCTTatgagcaggatgaggagggtCCAAGAACTGGAGTCCAGTGTCAAACACAGTGA